The proteins below come from a single Caulobacter flavus genomic window:
- a CDS encoding carboxylesterase/lipase family protein produces the protein MTLDRRAVLGAAAALAMPLQVNAAGRAAPVATTTAGKVRGAEVDGIKVFKGVRYGADTASRRFQPAQAAQPWKGVADALAYGPASPQLKTDEAASEDCLFLNVWTPGLADGKKRPVMVYVHGGAHANGSGSSPLYDGTWLARTYDVVVVTVNHRLNAFGYAYLARLGGPELADSGNVGNLDLILALQWVRDNIGAFGGDPGNVTTFGQSGGGAKCVTLMAMPRAAGLYHKVATMSGQHVTAMGPIHATIRARAFMEKLGLKPDEADKLKTLPAAQLVEALKMRDPLERKGGVVFWSVVDHGVLPRHPFYPDAPRESGHIPMIIGNTHDETKAFLGGDPKNFALTWDELPGRLENELVLDMSPQYLVGRYRALYPQASPSDLFFAITTAGRSWPGHLIQAEQRARIGAPAWMYQLDFGAQTDPRMGAYHGYDIALVFGTLAAKGSMTGTGPAAIKVRDQLSAAFASFARTGDPNCAAIPAWERYTLPRRPTLVVDETSAMVNDPRKEEREIFAVAPFMKEGT, from the coding sequence ATGACCCTCGATCGCCGCGCCGTGCTGGGCGCAGCCGCCGCGCTCGCCATGCCCTTGCAGGTCAATGCGGCCGGACGCGCCGCGCCCGTGGCGACCACCACGGCGGGCAAGGTGCGCGGCGCCGAGGTGGACGGGATCAAGGTGTTCAAGGGCGTGCGCTACGGGGCCGACACCGCCTCGCGGCGCTTCCAGCCGGCGCAGGCGGCCCAGCCCTGGAAGGGCGTCGCCGACGCCCTCGCCTACGGCCCGGCCTCGCCGCAGCTGAAGACCGACGAGGCCGCCAGCGAGGACTGCCTGTTCCTCAACGTCTGGACCCCGGGCCTGGCCGACGGGAAGAAGCGGCCGGTGATGGTCTACGTGCATGGCGGCGCCCACGCCAACGGCTCGGGCTCCAGCCCGCTCTATGACGGGACTTGGCTGGCCAGGACCTACGACGTGGTGGTGGTCACCGTGAACCACCGCCTCAACGCCTTCGGCTACGCCTACCTGGCGCGCCTGGGCGGACCCGAACTGGCCGACAGCGGCAATGTCGGCAATCTCGACCTGATCCTCGCCCTGCAATGGGTGCGTGACAATATCGGCGCCTTCGGCGGCGATCCGGGCAACGTCACGACCTTCGGCCAGTCGGGCGGCGGGGCCAAGTGCGTGACCCTGATGGCCATGCCGCGCGCGGCGGGGCTCTACCACAAGGTGGCGACCATGAGCGGCCAGCACGTCACCGCCATGGGGCCGATCCACGCCACCATCCGCGCCCGCGCCTTCATGGAGAAGCTGGGCCTGAAGCCCGATGAGGCCGACAAGCTGAAGACCCTGCCCGCCGCCCAGCTGGTCGAGGCGCTGAAGATGCGCGATCCGCTGGAGCGCAAGGGCGGCGTCGTCTTCTGGTCCGTCGTCGACCACGGCGTGCTGCCGCGCCACCCGTTCTATCCGGACGCCCCGCGCGAGAGCGGCCACATCCCGATGATCATCGGCAACACCCACGACGAGACCAAGGCCTTCCTCGGCGGCGACCCGAAGAACTTCGCCCTGACCTGGGACGAGTTGCCGGGCCGGCTGGAGAACGAGCTCGTGCTCGACATGTCGCCGCAATACCTGGTCGGCCGCTATCGGGCGCTCTATCCCCAGGCCAGCCCCTCGGACCTGTTCTTCGCCATCACCACGGCCGGGCGCTCGTGGCCTGGGCACCTGATCCAGGCCGAGCAGCGGGCCCGCATCGGCGCCCCGGCCTGGATGTATCAGCTGGACTTCGGCGCCCAGACCGACCCCAGGATGGGCGCCTACCACGGCTACGACATCGCGCTGGTGTTCGGCACGCTGGCCGCCAAGGGCTCGATGACCGGTACGGGCCCGGCGGCGATCAAGGTGCGCGACCAGCTGAGCGCCGCCTTCGCATCCTTTGCCCGGACCGGCGATCCCAACTGCGCGGCGATCCCCGCCTGGGAGCGCTACACCCTGCCCCGGCGGCCGACGCTGGTGGTCGACGAGACCTCGGCGATGGTGAACGATCCCCGCAAGGAAGAGCGCGAGATCTTCGCCGTCGCGCCGTTCATGAAGGAAGGGACGTAA
- a CDS encoding LysR substrate-binding domain-containing protein, producing the protein MFELSQLRCFVATAEELHFGRAAQRLNMTQPPLSRQVQLLERILGVTLLDRTSRSVRLTPAGRAFLLEARRILRLAESAALATRRIASGDAGQIAIGFTAVSGYSFLPRLVILSNARLPNADLTLREMVTREQVEALLTGRIDIGLVRPPMDRVEFATARVLSEPLVAALPNGDPRLVKASLTLADFDAGPLIMYSPEGAGYFYNMLTTLFDAHGVAPNYVQHVTQIHSMLALVHAGLGAAIVPESAMSLHFDDVQFRPVETTPDRPVELYMAWRKDNESPILQTFIDLCLAEASPADPDER; encoded by the coding sequence ATGTTCGAACTCAGTCAGCTTCGCTGCTTCGTCGCCACGGCCGAGGAGCTGCATTTCGGCCGCGCGGCCCAGCGGCTGAACATGACCCAGCCGCCGCTGAGCCGGCAGGTGCAGTTGCTGGAACGCATACTGGGCGTCACCCTGCTGGACCGCACCAGCCGCTCGGTGCGCCTGACCCCGGCCGGGCGCGCCTTCCTGCTGGAGGCCCGCCGCATCCTGCGCCTGGCCGAGAGCGCGGCGCTGGCCACCCGCCGCATCGCCAGCGGCGACGCCGGCCAGATCGCCATCGGCTTCACCGCCGTCTCCGGCTACAGCTTCCTGCCGCGCCTGGTGATCCTTTCGAACGCCCGCCTGCCCAACGCCGACCTGACGCTGCGCGAGATGGTCACCCGCGAGCAGGTCGAAGCCCTGCTGACCGGCCGCATCGACATCGGCCTGGTGCGCCCGCCGATGGACCGCGTCGAGTTCGCCACCGCCCGGGTGCTGTCCGAGCCTCTCGTTGCCGCCCTGCCCAACGGCGACCCGCGCCTGGTCAAGGCCAGCCTGACCCTGGCCGACTTCGACGCCGGCCCGCTGATCATGTATTCGCCGGAAGGCGCGGGCTATTTCTACAACATGCTGACCACGCTGTTCGACGCCCACGGCGTGGCCCCGAACTACGTGCAGCACGTCACCCAGATCCACTCGATGCTGGCCCTCGTCCACGCGGGTCTCGGCGCGGCGATCGTGCCGGAGTCGGCCATGAGCCTGCACTTCGACGACGTGCAGTTCCGTCCCGTCGAGACCACGCCCGACCGGCCGGTCGAGCTCTACATGGCCTGGCGCAAGGACAACGAGAGCCCGATCCTGCAGACCTTCATCGACCTTTGCCTGGCCGAGGCCTCGCCGGCGGATCCGGACGAGCGCTGA